A genomic region of Acidobacteriota bacterium contains the following coding sequences:
- a CDS encoding sphingosine kinase, which yields LDSGESGVPLGILPLGRGNDLAGSLGYPRGWRRALAALDGGRAAPLDVGRARLDGRECLFVNALGLGFDADVARRARRLRLPGPAAYVAGVAGAVAAAPGPWRLRGTVDGEPVDREVTLLSLGNGPTTGGGFRMTPDADPADGFLDACWAAAAPRRSILLMLPRVALGRHGSDPRITLSRCRRLDLQAEPPIPGHADGEVLPPARRIEVQLLPAALRVIRPVA from the coding sequence CTCGATTCGGGCGAGAGCGGCGTCCCGCTGGGGATCCTGCCGCTGGGCCGCGGGAACGACCTGGCCGGATCGCTCGGATACCCGCGCGGATGGCGCCGCGCGCTGGCGGCGCTCGACGGCGGCCGGGCCGCTCCGCTCGACGTGGGCCGCGCGCGCCTCGACGGGCGGGAGTGCCTGTTCGTCAACGCCCTCGGGCTCGGGTTCGACGCCGACGTCGCACGCCGGGCGCGCCGGTTGCGCCTGCCCGGGCCGGCCGCCTACGTCGCGGGGGTCGCCGGTGCCGTCGCCGCCGCTCCGGGGCCGTGGCGGCTGCGGGGGACGGTGGACGGGGAGCCGGTCGACCGGGAGGTCACGCTTCTCTCCCTCGGAAACGGCCCGACCACCGGCGGCGGGTTCCGGATGACCCCGGACGCCGATCCGGCCGACGGCTTCCTGGACGCTTGCTGGGCCGCCGCCGCTCCTCGCCGCTCGATTCTCCTGATGCTGCCCCGCGTCGCACTCGGCCGGCACGGCAGCGACCCCCGGATCACGCTGTCCCGCTGCCGCCGGCTCGACCTGCAGGCGGAGCCGCCGATCCCGGGTCACGCGGATGGCGAGGTCCTGCCGCCCGCACGCCGGATCGAGGTCCAGCTGCTTCCCGCCGCGCTCCGCGTCATCCGGCCCGTCGCTTGA